The Fusobacterium necrophorum subsp. necrophorum genome has a window encoding:
- the rfbC gene encoding dTDP-4-dehydrorhamnose 3,5-epimerase, with product MSKYQKIETSLRELYIVTSPFYPDSRGFFSEMYHKKEFAKIGFTKEFVQDNYSCSKRGVLRGLHFQKKHPQEKLLRVLKGRILDVVLDLRMGSESFGKYFSIELSAENQKMLYIPAGMAHGFLSLEEDTKVFYNLKKYLNFCSYI from the coding sequence ATGTCGAAATATCAAAAAATAGAAACAAGTCTAAGAGAGCTATATATTGTGACTTCTCCTTTCTATCCAGATTCTCGTGGATTTTTTTCAGAAATGTATCATAAAAAGGAATTTGCAAAAATAGGGTTTACAAAAGAATTTGTACAAGATAACTATTCTTGCTCTAAAAGAGGTGTTTTGAGAGGTTTGCATTTTCAAAAGAAACATCCACAGGAAAAATTACTTCGAGTCTTGAAAGGGAGGATTTTGGATGTGGTATTGGATTTGAGAATGGGAAGTGAAAGCTTTGGAAAATATTTTTCTATCGAGTTATCTGCAGAAAATCAAAAAATGCTTTATATTCCTGCAGGGATGGCTCACGGTTTTTTGAGTTTGGAAGAGGATACAAAAGTTTTTTATAATTTAAAAAAATATCTTAATTTTTGTAGCTACATATAG
- a CDS encoding IS30 family transposase: MVQQKYTIKREKGKHLTSIKRGKIEAYFKLGYSKTKIAQLIDVSRRTIQREIKRGWVEGLQNSDLSLYDTYSAHKAQRKYNDSQRKKEGNLKIDKNYELINFLENSMLIDKNSPYAALESAKKKGFNVNISLKTLYNYIHKELFIKFTEKDMCYKKDIRKKSLKEKRIRKQGGKSIEQRAQLINNREEIGHFEMDTVVGKRGSSSCLLVLTDRKSRLEVIRKLKSKTVKDVVETVKNIVREYPELIKTITSDNGSEFMNAEAIEELGIEYFYAHSYSSGERGSNENNNKLIRRYIKKGVDIGSISEEEIIRIEEWMNSYPRKLFNGKSSLEVYSKELTKYFS, from the coding sequence ATGGTTCAACAAAAGTATACTATAAAAAGAGAAAAAGGTAAACATTTAACTTCCATTAAAAGAGGAAAAATTGAAGCTTACTTTAAATTAGGTTATTCTAAAACTAAGATTGCTCAGTTAATTGATGTTTCTAGGAGAACTATTCAAAGAGAAATTAAAAGAGGTTGGGTAGAAGGATTACAAAACTCTGATTTATCTCTTTACGACACATACTCTGCGCATAAAGCTCAAAGAAAATATAATGATTCTCAAAGAAAAAAAGAAGGTAATTTAAAAATAGATAAGAATTATGAATTAATTAATTTTCTAGAAAACTCTATGCTTATTGATAAAAATTCTCCCTATGCAGCTTTAGAAAGTGCTAAAAAGAAGGGTTTCAATGTAAATATATCATTAAAAACATTGTATAACTATATTCATAAAGAATTATTTATAAAATTTACTGAGAAAGATATGTGTTACAAAAAAGATATAAGAAAAAAATCTCTCAAAGAAAAAAGAATAAGAAAACAAGGAGGAAAATCAATAGAACAAAGGGCACAGCTAATTAATAATAGAGAGGAAATAGGTCATTTTGAGATGGACACTGTTGTAGGCAAAAGAGGAAGCTCTTCATGTCTTTTAGTTCTTACAGATAGAAAATCAAGATTAGAAGTAATAAGAAAATTAAAGTCTAAAACAGTAAAAGATGTTGTGGAAACAGTAAAAAATATTGTTAGAGAATATCCAGAACTAATAAAGACAATTACAAGTGATAATGGAAGCGAATTTATGAATGCTGAAGCAATAGAAGAGTTAGGAATAGAATACTTTTATGCGCATAGTTATAGTTCAGGAGAAAGAGGAAGTAATGAAAATAATAATAAATTAATTAGGCGCTATATAAAAAAGGGAGTAGATATAGGTTCTATAAGCGAAGAAGAAATAATAAGAATAGAAGAGTGGATGAATTCATATCCAAGAAAATTATTTAATGGGAAAAGTTCCTTAGAAGTATATTCTAAAGAACTTACAAAATATTTTTCTTAG
- a CDS encoding ribbon-helix-helix protein, CopG family — translation MLRIRLDEETHKKLEKLAQSENVSMSEFVRNFIKVQHKKKFK, via the coding sequence ATGCTGAGAATTAGGTTAGATGAAGAAACGCACAAAAAACTTGAAAAACTTGCTCAAAGTGAGAATGTTTCTATGTCTGAGTTTGTCAGAAACTTCATAAAAGTTCAGCATAAGAAAAAATTCAAATGA
- a CDS encoding transposase, protein MKKEKEVTFFFHDLANNKEKTYVTMSREKFIQQVLIHLPPKHFKMISRFGFYARRKSDTLKIHMALLQRKKKKNPFFFFKY, encoded by the coding sequence ATAAAAAAAGAAAAAGAGGTAACTTTCTTTTTTCATGATTTAGCAAATAATAAAGAAAAAACATATGTCACCATGTCTCGAGAAAAATTTATCCAACAAGTATTGATTCATCTTCCTCCAAAACATTTTAAAATGATTTCTCGTTTTGGTTTTTATGCACGTAGAAAATCAGATACTTTAAAAATACATATGGCACTCTTACAAAGGAAGAAAAAGAAGAATCCTTTTTTCTTCTTCAAATATTAA